The sequence TTTTATGTAGTTGTAGCAGAGAAGGTTCTATCATAGCCCGGACTTTTGGTGATTTTGGTAAAGTCGAAACTGTTTTTGCTACGACCTTGCCAAAGGTCTATTAGACATCTTCCAAAAGACCGAAATTTAGGATTTTTTTGACCACAGATATCCACAGATAAACACAGATGAAAACATAAATACATTTTACTTTTGCAATCTTGTCTATTGCCAAGAAAAATGGGCGCTGGAGGATTTCACCTCTTTCCTTTTTCCGCGCCCATTCGTGCTAACGCGCCTTTGCGGTTCTTTCAAAAAAAGCGATCGCTTCCTACGGCACTTCGATCGGAATCAGCGCATTTTCTGGCATATAACTACAAAAACGATCGCCCTCAGAAAGAACTAAGATCAGCCTGATCGGATAATCTGGCTCAATGTGCAAATCTGCCCAAGGTATCGCCAGCTCCAAACAACTCTCAAGTCCGACTTGAGCGCGAGTGGGACGGTCATGCCATTGGTGATTCTCTCCAGCTTCTTGAAACCAAAGTGAATTGGTCAGTAAATTAATTCCCAGATGGTGGTGGAACAGATAATTTAACGGTGGTTCTTCTGGTAGATTTGCCAGGGGAATTGGACTGTTTGGCATCGTGCGGTCAGGATAAAACCAGAGCAAATTTAACTGAGGCGGACAACCTTTCCCCGGCAGAACCCCGGTTTGAAAATCCAATCGCAAATAGAAATTAAGGTGATCTACCCCATACCAGATGCGCTGGATGGCACTGCTGCGGTGCATTGTACCCCTGGCTCCACCAATTTCAATCCGACCGGCTTTATCCCAGTCTTGCTCATCACCGACTCCATCAATGACAGGATGAATAAAGCTTTCGGGTCGGTGATCCCCTCGCGCTTCATGCACTTCTACGGGTCGGCGTACATTGTCTGGGACTGGTAAATTCAACGCCTGGTAGATACCCGCCAAATGTTCGCGGAAAAGTTGATCGAAAATGGCATCTTGGTTGGAGGAATGACCTTCGCCAAACCACCAAAACCAATCGGAACCTTCTGCTGCATATAATGCTTCCCAGACTTCTGGATTGTTCTCTTCTGTTACCTCTGGGCGGTCTGCCAGAACTTGCCGTGCCTCTGTGAGCAGATCCCAGGCGCGATTTTTGGCTGGGTCGCCTATCCAGGTGGTGAGATTGCCATCGACCCAGGAACCTGTGTGCAACTTCTCTGCGGTCAGGGTTGCTGTTGCAGGGAAGTTGTCGATAAATTCTGAGACGGTTACGAGTTTTATTTCTGAATGGTCGCTGAAAGTCTGATAAAGAGCTTCCAGGAAGGGCTTGCCATCGAGTTGGTAGTGTTCCCAGCAGTTTTCGCCATCAAGGGCAATTGTAACCAGCCAAGGTTCTTGCAAAGCTGTTTCGCCACTAGATTGACGATGTTTCAGGGAACGTGCGATCGCTTCCAAATGGCCCACCAAGTCAGCTGCCGCCTTCTTCGGTTCCATCGACGCATA is a genomic window of Argonema galeatum A003/A1 containing:
- a CDS encoding glycoside hydrolase; this encodes MSHPLYVAFIWHQHQPLYKSRSRDFLADPTALVPNMGQYHLPWVRLHGTKDYLDLVLLLERYPKLHQTVNLVPSLILQLEDYIAGTAMDPYLAVALTPTERLNEAQKIFIIEHFFDANHHTLIDPNPRYAELYTQRQEKGRSWCRENWNLQDYSDLLAWHNLAWFDPLFWDDPEIAKWLEQGRNFRLSDRQRIYSKQREILSRIVPQHRSMQENGQLEVTTTPYTHPILPLLANTDVGRVAVPNMNLPHHRFQWEEDIPRHLQKAWDFYAERFGCEVRGLWPSEEAVSPQILPYVAQQGFKWLVSDEAVLGNTINHFFHRDGSGNVGEPELLYRPYRLETHAGELAIVFRDHRLSDLIGFTYASMEPKKAAADLVGHLEAIARSLKHRQSSGETALQEPWLVTIALDGENCWEHYQLDGKPFLEALYQTFSDHSEIKLVTVSEFIDNFPATATLTAEKLHTGSWVDGNLTTWIGDPAKNRAWDLLTEARQVLADRPEVTEENNPEVWEALYAAEGSDWFWWFGEGHSSNQDAIFDQLFREHLAGIYQALNLPVPDNVRRPVEVHEARGDHRPESFIHPVIDGVGDEQDWDKAGRIEIGGARGTMHRSSAIQRIWYGVDHLNFYLRLDFQTGVLPGKGCPPQLNLLWFYPDRTMPNSPIPLANLPEEPPLNYLFHHHLGINLLTNSLWFQEAGENHQWHDRPTRAQVGLESCLELAIPWADLHIEPDYPIRLILVLSEGDRFCSYMPENALIPIEVP